The genomic region CTTCCAGCATGTGTTCGGTCGGGAATCGGCTTTCGGCAAGCGCCACTTCGCGCTTGTCCGGTGCCGTCAGCTCGACCTTGACCCCGGTCTTGTCTTCATGCGCACTGCCGCGGACTTCCTTGTCGAGCTTCTCGTCGGTGAAAGAACGCGTCAGAAAGCGGAAATTGCCGTTGCGCATGTCTTCGTAGGTGGTCGTCTGCTGGTCCGTTAGGCGAACTTCCTCTCCGGTATCGACCTGGGTCATGAACCTGAAACTGACCGTGTAACCCTCGCAGGCAGAGCCGTTGAATTCGTAGACCATGCGGCCGTACATGCTGGAAATGCCCGAGCGATCGGACGCATTCTTCAACTCCAGATCGTAAACGGCGCGGTGGGGCGCAAGCGCGCTCGCATCGGCGGCACCGGCGCCCAAGGCCGTCATCGCCACGAGGCAGACGCTTCCAAAACTGGCAAGACCGAAGCCTGTACGAAACATCCGTTTCCTCCTGTTGGACTCGCCGGCAATGCTATAAACAAACTGTCGGCAGAAGCGAGGCAGATCCGCGACGAAAAGACTTGATGCCCGTCCCGATCCAGCTTGCATGCCGGATTTTATCACAAAAGACAACAACGGAGCCTTCCATGTCCGCAGAGATCGAAACGCGCCTCGCCGACCTTGGCATCACCCTGCCCCAGGCCGCGGCACCTGCAGCGAACTATGTTCCCTACGCCATCAGCGGCTCGATGCTCTATATTTCCGGACAACTGCCTATGGAAGCCGGCAATGTCGCCGTAACGGGACATGTCGGCAAGGATGTCGATGTCGCCACCGCCCAGCGTGCTGCAGAACTCTGCGCAATCAACATCCTGGCGCAGGCGAAGGCAGCGCTTTCCGGCGACCTCGGGCGCATCCGTCGCCTCGTGAAGATCAATGGTTTCGTCGCGTCCGTCCCGGAATTCGTCGAACAGCACCTCGTCATCAACGGCGCGTCCAATCTGCTCGCCAACGTGCTTGGTGAAGCCGGCAAGCATGCGCGCGCCGCCGTTGGCATGGCCGCCCTGCCGTTCAACGCAGCCGTCGAAATCGATGCCGTCATCGAAATCGCGTGATGCGAGGAATCTCATGAAGGATATTTCCTGGCTCAAGGCCCAACCGATCGCCCATCGGGGTTTTCACGACATGAACCGGGAGGTTTGGGAAAACACACTCTCGGCGTTTTCTCGCGCCGCCGAAGCGGGTTTCGCGATTGAATGCGACCTGCAATATACCGCTGACAGTGTTCCGGTGGTCTTTCACGACGACAACACCGAGCGGCTCTGCGGTATAAGAGGAGACGTTCGAGCGAGAACCGCGGGGGAACTCGGGCTGATGTCGGTCGGCGGCACCAAGGACAAGGTGCCGACGCTTTCCCAGATGCTCCGTCTCGTCAACGGTCGCGTGCCGCTGATCATCGAACTCAAGGGGCGAAAAGACGACGACGAAGGCTTTGCCGCCGCGGTGATCGATACGCTCGAGGGCTACAAGGGCCACGTGGCGCTAATGAGCTTCGATCATTGGCTGCTCAAGGACCTGAAGGCGCTGGATGCGCCCTACCCGCTTGGCCTCACCGCCGGAGGCATCACGCCCGAGGCCTTCGCCGAGAACGAGGAAGCGATGCAAATCGGCCTCGATTTCATTTCCTATTTCTACCGCGACCTGCCGAATCCTTTCATCACCAAGCAGCGCGCGCTCGGCCGCACGGTCATCACATGGACGGTGCGCGACAGAGAGGCCCAGGAGCACACATTCGCCAATGCCGACCAGATGACATTTGAGGGTTTCGATCCACGAGAGACCATGATTTCGTAAGGTTATGACAGACGCTATCAACATCCGCATTGAACACTCTTTCACTTCGATCTCGCCGGCGAACTGGAATCGGCTCGCCGGCGCTTCGAAGGCTAGTGCGAGCATTCCCTACAATCCCTTCCTCTCGCACGCTTATCTGTCGGCACTGGAGGAATCGGGTTCCGCGACCGCGGAAACGGGATGGCTCGGACAACACCTGCTGATGGAAGACGCGGATGGTTTCCTGCGCGGCGCCCTTGTCTGCTACATGAAAAACCACAGCCAGGGCGAATACGTCTTCGACCATGGATGGGCGGACGCCTTCGAGCGTGCGGGTGGCCGCTATTATCCGAAGCTGCAATGCTCCGTACCCTTCACTCCGGTAACGGGACCGCGCCTGCTCACCACCGAAGGGCGCGACCCGCGGCCGATCCACGATGCGCTCGCAGCGGGACTGAAGGAGCTTACGCGCCGCCACGGCGTCTCCTCGGCTCATGTCACCTTCGCGCCGGCCGACGAAATGCCAATCTTCGAGCGGGCAGGCTTCCTTCATCGAACCGACCAGCAGTTTCATTTCACCAATGAAGGCTACGGGTCCTATGGCGACTTTCTGGAAACTCTCGCATCCCGAAAACGCAAGGCGCTGAAAAAAGAACGTCGGACGGCCGTCGAAGAGGGCATCACGATCGATTGGCTGACGGGCAGCGACCTGACCGAGGAGATCTGGGACCAGTTCTTCGCCTTCTACATGGATACCGGCGGGCGCAAATGGGGCCGCCCGTATCTCACGCGCTCCTTCTATTCGCTGATCGGTGAAAGGATGGCCGACGACATTCTGCTCGTCATGGCCAAGCGCGGCGGCCGCTATATCGCCGGCGCCATCAACTTCATCGGCGGTGATGCGCTCTACGGCCGGCACTGGGGCTGTATCGAGGACCACCCATTCCTGCATTTTGAGGTTTGCTACCACCAGGCGATCGATTTCGCGATCGCCAAGGGGTTGAAGCGCGTCGAGGCGGGAGCACAGGGGGAGCACAAGCTCGCCCGCGGCTACATGCCGGTCACCACCCATTCGGCGCACTTCATTACCCATCCGGGACTCGCGCGCGCGGTCGCCGACTATCTCGAACGCGAACGCCGCGATGTGGAAGAAACCGGTGAGTTTCTTGCGGACCATGGACCTTTCCGCAAAGGTGAGCGCTAGAGCGGGATGAGGAAAAGAGTGCGCGGTTTTCCGCCCGAATCCCGCTCTAACTTATTATAATCGTTCACTTTTATGATTCTGGGTCGATTCGACCCAAAATCATCGTGATCCGGGACGACTGACAGGATGCCGGCCGATGCCGGCGCGACAATACGAGGAAACGACAATGAGCGGGTATGACACGAACAACATCTTTGCCAAGATCCTGCGGGGCGAAATTCCATCGCACCGGGTCTACGAAGATGATGCGACCGTCGCTTTTATGGATGCGATGCCTCAGGCGGAGGGCCACGTCCTGGTGCTGCCGAAGACCCCTTCCCGCAACATTCTCGACGCCGACGCGTCAACGCTGCCTTCACTGATCGGTACGGTTCAAAAGATCGCCATTGCGGCAAAGGAAGCCTTTGACGCCGACGGCGTGACGATCATGCAGTTCAACGAAGCGCCCGCCGGCCAGTCCGTTTTCCATCTGCACTTCCATGTCATACCCCGCCGTGACGGCATTCCGCTGAAACCGCATTCCGGCCGCATGGAAGATGGCGCGGTACTTGCGGCGAACGCGGAAAAGATTCGACAGGCTCTCTGAGTGCCGGGAGAAGCGGCCTCCCGGGCAGCGTTCTAAAAGCCCAGCCACCAGAGTCCGGCGCAGAGTGTCGCGATTGCCGTTGCGATGCCGACCGCCGGCTTTTGGCGAGCGAGGAAAAACGCAATTGCGCCAAGCACCACGGCCCCCAGGCGCAGCCACAGAGGTGACTGCTCCAGCACGCCGGTCGGGTAGAGGACGAGCTTCGCGATGACAGCCGCGACCAGCGCGGTCGCCACTGCCCTCACCCAGTTCAGCGCCTCGGAATCTTCGCGGAGCCGTTCGCCAGCAAGCACGCCGAGCCATCGCCAAATATCGGTCGCGAGCCAGCCGGCGATCGCGATGAAGACGTAGGCCCACCAACCCTCCTGCCACGTCACGCGCCCGCCTCCCTTCGCGAGCGCCAGTACCGCTCGACAGACCAGGCGAGCGTTCCGCCGCCGACACCCGCGAGCAGGATGTCGAATTCCGGCAGCAGCCAGTAGAAGAACGGTCCCGCGACGAGGCCGATGGCAAGCGCCAGATAGACCACCCGGTGACGCGCCGAATTCCAGATAGAGGCCAGGAAATAGACCGGCGTCAGAAAGAAGAGGCAGCCGGCAATGATCGGCGGGAAGTCAGCAACGAGACGATAGACGATCGCCACGAGCGCCATGTTGGTGGCGACGAGCGTGATGCCGAAACCAGCAAAGAATGTCGCGCGGTGCGCACGCGGCACCTGCGGCACGCGCTCCATCGCAAACACCCACGCTGTGATCGCAATGAAATGCGACAACACGAGAAGCCGCCAAGTCGGCGTCTTCGGCGTGCGCAATTCCGGGACAAGGGCTGCAACCATCGGCATGAGCCGTACGGACGAGAGCGTCACCGCGAGAAAAGCCGTGGCAAGGCTTGCACCGCTCAGGACCGAACTGACGAGGATGACCTTTGCCGGCAGCGCCCAGACAATGCCCGTCATGAAGACGACCTGCTCAGGCGGGATGCCGGCCTGCGCCGTGAGCGAGCAAAAGCCGACAAAGGAAAGCATCAGGATGATGGCGGGCAGGCTGAGGATGCCGCGAGCGCCGGTCAGGAGCCAGGCCAGAGATGATCGTTCGTCTTCAACGCGTTCCATGGACACCTGCGAGCGACGCTTACTCACCTACAGGGCCGCGCGTCCATTCAAACGCACAAAGGCCGCTGTAGCGCTTTGAATTACTGCATTTTTCCTTAGGCTCAGGCAAACATGCCGAAACACGACGATGCCGGGTGAAGCTCACCCGGCACCGTCAGATTCGATAGCGATCGTTTTACTTCTTGCGCGGCACCTTGGGAACCGTCCGTCCCTTCAGCGGGGCCGAGCCTGCCTTGCTGTCCTTGGAGGATGCCTTCGCGGCGGTCTTCTTCGCCTTTGGCTTCGGTTCGGAGTCAGCGACGACGGTTTCCTTCTCGTCGCCCTTCTTGGGTTTGGCACCCTTGCCTGCCGGACGCGAGACTTCAGCCTTCGGCTTGATCGGCACCGTTTCGGGTACGGCATCAAGGATCAGCCCCTTGCTGCCGTCCTCCTTCGTGCCGATCGTCACCTTGACGACGCCACCCTTCTTCAGCTTGCCGAAGAGGATTTCGTCGGCGAGCGGCTTCTTGATGTTTTCCTGGATGACACGCGCCAGCGGCCGGGCGCCCATCTTTTCGTCGTATCCCTTCTCGGCGAGCCAGGCGATGGCGTCCGGCGCGAGGTCGAAGGTCACGTTGCGTTCGGCAAGCTGCGTCTCGAGCTGCATGACGAACTTCTGCACGACCTGGTGGATGACCGGCGTCGGCAGCGAGCTGAACGGAATGACCGCATCCAATCGGTTGCGGAATTCCGGCGTAAACAGCCTGTTCAGCGCCTCGATGTCCTCGCCCTCACGCTTCGATGAGCCAAAGCCGATTGCCGGCCGTGCCATATCGGAGGCACCCGCATTGGTCGTCATGATCAGGATGACGTTGCGGAAGTCGATCTTCTTGCCGTTGTGATCGGTCAACGCACCATGGTCCATCACCTGCAGGAGGATGTTGAACAGGTCCGGATGCGCCTTCTCGATCTCATCGAGCAGCAGCACGCAATGCGGATGCTGGTCGACGCCGTCGGTCAACAGACCGCCCTGGTCGAAGCCGACATAGCCGGGAGGTGCGCCGAGCAGGCGGGACACCGTGTGCCGCTCCATGTATTCCGACATGTCAAAACGCAGGAGCTCGACACCCAGCGAGGACGCCAACTGCTTGGCCACTTCGGTCTTGCCGACGCCGGTCGGGCCGGAGAACACGTAGCAGCCGATCGGCTTGTTCGGTTCCCGAAGACCGGCACGTGCCAGCTTGATCGACGAGGCGAGCGCCTCGATCGCCAAGTCCTGGCCATAGACCACGGACCTCAGCTCCTTCTCGAGATTGGCAAGTACCGCCTCGTCGTCCTTGGAAACGGTCTTCGGAGGGATACGAGCCATGGTCGCAATCGTCGCCTCGATCTCCTTCTCGGTGATCAGCTTGCGGCGCTTGCCAGCGGGAAGCAGCATCTGGGCGGCACCGGACTCGTCGATCACGTCGATCGCCTTGTCCGGCAGTTTCCGGTCGTTGATGTAGCGGGCGGAAAGCTCGACCGCCGCCTTGATGGCGTCGTTCGAGTATTTGAGGTGATGATAGTCCTCGAAATACGGCTTCAGCCCCCGCATGATCTCGATCGCGTCGGCAATCGTTGGTTCGTTGACGTCGATCTTCTGGAAGCGGCGCACAAGTGCGCGATCCT from Sinorhizobium garamanticum harbors:
- a CDS encoding GNAT family N-acetyltransferase, with translation MTDAINIRIEHSFTSISPANWNRLAGASKASASIPYNPFLSHAYLSALEESGSATAETGWLGQHLLMEDADGFLRGALVCYMKNHSQGEYVFDHGWADAFERAGGRYYPKLQCSVPFTPVTGPRLLTTEGRDPRPIHDALAAGLKELTRRHGVSSAHVTFAPADEMPIFERAGFLHRTDQQFHFTNEGYGSYGDFLETLASRKRKALKKERRTAVEEGITIDWLTGSDLTEEIWDQFFAFYMDTGGRKWGRPYLTRSFYSLIGERMADDILLVMAKRGGRYIAGAINFIGGDALYGRHWGCIEDHPFLHFEVCYHQAIDFAIAKGLKRVEAGAQGEHKLARGYMPVTTHSAHFITHPGLARAVADYLERERRDVEETGEFLADHGPFRKGER
- the clpA gene encoding ATP-dependent Clp protease ATP-binding subunit ClpA: MPTFSPSLEKALHQALTFANERHHEYATLEHLLLALIDDADAAAVMGACNVNLETLRKTVTDYVDNELSNLVTGYDEDSKPTAGFQRVIQRAVIHVQSSGREEVTGANVLVAIFAERESHAAYFLQEQEMTRYDAVNFISHGIGKRPGSSESRPVRGAEDQDSEQKAPRESDEAGPKKQQDALTAYCVNLNEKAKSGKIDPLIGRNAEVNRTIQVLCRRSKNNPLYVGDPGVGKTAIAEGLAKRIVEKKVPEALQDATIFSLDMGTLLAGTRYRGDFEERLKQVVKELEDYPGAVLFIDEIHTVIGAGATSGGAMDASNLLKPALSTGAIRCIGSTTYKEYRQFFEKDRALVRRFQKIDVNEPTIADAIEIMRGLKPYFEDYHHLKYSNDAIKAAVELSARYINDRKLPDKAIDVIDESGAAQMLLPAGKRRKLITEKEIEATIATMARIPPKTVSKDDEAVLANLEKELRSVVYGQDLAIEALASSIKLARAGLREPNKPIGCYVFSGPTGVGKTEVAKQLASSLGVELLRFDMSEYMERHTVSRLLGAPPGYVGFDQGGLLTDGVDQHPHCVLLLDEIEKAHPDLFNILLQVMDHGALTDHNGKKIDFRNVILIMTTNAGASDMARPAIGFGSSKREGEDIEALNRLFTPEFRNRLDAVIPFSSLPTPVIHQVVQKFVMQLETQLAERNVTFDLAPDAIAWLAEKGYDEKMGARPLARVIQENIKKPLADEILFGKLKKGGVVKVTIGTKEDGSKGLILDAVPETVPIKPKAEVSRPAGKGAKPKKGDEKETVVADSEPKPKAKKTAAKASSKDSKAGSAPLKGRTVPKVPRKK
- a CDS encoding glycerophosphodiester phosphodiesterase translates to MKDISWLKAQPIAHRGFHDMNREVWENTLSAFSRAAEAGFAIECDLQYTADSVPVVFHDDNTERLCGIRGDVRARTAGELGLMSVGGTKDKVPTLSQMLRLVNGRVPLIIELKGRKDDDEGFAAAVIDTLEGYKGHVALMSFDHWLLKDLKALDAPYPLGLTAGGITPEAFAENEEAMQIGLDFISYFYRDLPNPFITKQRALGRTVITWTVRDREAQEHTFANADQMTFEGFDPRETMIS
- a CDS encoding cell envelope integrity EipB family protein, with translation MFRTGFGLASFGSVCLVAMTALGAGAADASALAPHRAVYDLELKNASDRSGISSMYGRMVYEFNGSACEGYTVSFRFMTQVDTGEEVRLTDQQTTTYEDMRNGNFRFLTRSFTDEKLDKEVRGSAHEDKTGVKVELTAPDKREVALAESRFPTEHMLEVIDRAKKGESFFESRIFDGSDTGDKTLITSTFVGKPRKPAPDDIDVGKAGKLAAENYWPVKISYFNDDRSGDAQPIYSMSFKLYENGVTRDLTMDYGDFVLSGKLTNLEVFNAEDCK
- a CDS encoding RidA family protein; the protein is MSAEIETRLADLGITLPQAAAPAANYVPYAISGSMLYISGQLPMEAGNVAVTGHVGKDVDVATAQRAAELCAINILAQAKAALSGDLGRIRRLVKINGFVASVPEFVEQHLVINGASNLLANVLGEAGKHARAAVGMAALPFNAAVEIDAVIEIA
- a CDS encoding AzlD domain-containing protein; this translates as MALAKGGGRVTWQEGWWAYVFIAIAGWLATDIWRWLGVLAGERLREDSEALNWVRAVATALVAAVIAKLVLYPTGVLEQSPLWLRLGAVVLGAIAFFLARQKPAVGIATAIATLCAGLWWLGF
- a CDS encoding AzlC family ABC transporter permease translates to MERVEDERSSLAWLLTGARGILSLPAIILMLSFVGFCSLTAQAGIPPEQVVFMTGIVWALPAKVILVSSVLSGASLATAFLAVTLSSVRLMPMVAALVPELRTPKTPTWRLLVLSHFIAITAWVFAMERVPQVPRAHRATFFAGFGITLVATNMALVAIVYRLVADFPPIIAGCLFFLTPVYFLASIWNSARHRVVYLALAIGLVAGPFFYWLLPEFDILLAGVGGGTLAWSVERYWRSRREAGA
- a CDS encoding HIT family protein — protein: MSGYDTNNIFAKILRGEIPSHRVYEDDATVAFMDAMPQAEGHVLVLPKTPSRNILDADASTLPSLIGTVQKIAIAAKEAFDADGVTIMQFNEAPAGQSVFHLHFHVIPRRDGIPLKPHSGRMEDGAVLAANAEKIRQAL